The genomic window TTCATAGTCTGGTGCCTATTTGCCGGCATTTTAATGGGACTTTGCGTATCGTGTTCGGCAAGTCGCTGACTTATCTTTTGCTGTATGTGGTGGTTTGCATCTGGGTATTGGCTATTGTCCCTAAGTTATTCTCCTTACCTCAGGTTGGTGAGCCACTGACTATTTTGTTGTTTTTACTGCCTTACCTGTTTGCCTGTATTTTTATGTCTATGACGCTATCTGGATTTATGACGAGTCGTGAGTCACCTATGTTGGTATTCGTTTTCACGTCTGTCATCTTGTTATTTATCTCGGGTGTCTCTTGGCCGGAGGCGGCTATTCCTCCGTTTTGGAAAGTGGTGGGTTATTTGTTTCCTTCTACTCCGGGTATCCAGGGATTTATTCGTATCAATACGGCTGGCGCTTCCTTGCATGAGGTGGCGCATGAATATCGGGTATTATGGATTCAAGCGGGCGTATATTTCATCTTGTCTTGTATCATTTACCGTTATCAGATCATACGTAGCCGCAAGATGATTATTAAGCAATATCGGTATATGAAGATGCGACGGATGTTGCGAGAGAGAGAATAATCCCTCGTTTAGGTCTACCCTAATCGCTCATTTAGGGTGTCCCTAAACGGGGGATTAGGGTGAGGGTAAATGTGTGATTAGATTTTAACTTTCGGTTTATACATATCCTCAGCCGTCAGGCCACATTCTTTCATCATGCGGATACTGTAAGACAGATCGCTGACGTTTGGTGTCACGTTGTTACTTCCAAACGTGAATTTAACGCCGGCGGCTTTCGCCTTCATAATGATCGCTTTATTTGGAATATTGTATAGTTCGTTGATCTCTAAAGCTTTTCCGCTTTTTGCCAATGCCTCGACGAAACGGTTCATGCGGGCCTCCGTCCAGAATTCGTCAAAACGCTTATCCATCGGAGATGGCAAGAAACAAGGATTTACATAGATATCTACCGGCTCTTCCAATACGGAGCAGATACGATCTACGATCATGTCCATATATTGCTCCTCATTCTCGATCCAAGTCTCTTCCGGAATCCATAGGCGGGTACGGCGACCTTTATTGTCCTTGAACGTCAAAGCGTCCGTAAACACATAGTCGAATTCTTTAAGAGTCTCGGGAGAGAATGTGGTTATCCATTCGCGTCCTTCCGCTTGCATGCCAAGGATGAAAGGCTGTGAGCGCATCTCATTTAGGTAATCCATGACTTGTTGGTCGTTCGTGATTGGGAAACCGATGCCGCAGTTCGGTGCGATCGTATAATTGATACCGGTCTTGCGGGATTGCTTAGCGGCAACTTCCTTGGTTAAGCCACCTTTTAAGTGCACGTGATAATCTAATACCGGGAAATCCGATTGATGTAATTTAATGATCTCGTCATTTTGCTCATCGTTAGCTTCCGCCAATTGTGCGTTGATATCGATCGTGGATTCATCAATTACGTTCACGGTGATGTTCTTGATCTGGATCTCACCGCTACCATCACTCTCTATGGCAAATGTCCCTTCCGATAATAAGGCATAGGCGTTAGCGTCCGTACGATATGGGGCGGTCGGTTGGATATACTCCACAACCGGTTCGCCGTTTATATTTACATCAATCTCTTGTCCGGCTACCCGGATATCCATCTTGAACCATTGATCTTCTTTTACGAAGCTTTTGGTCAAATTCCTCACGGAAACAAGACTTCCTGTCATTTTCCACCAAACCTTATCAGCCCGGTCATTATTGATAGCGATACGATATCCTTTCTTCAAGGTCGGGTCCGTATGGAACCAGACGGCGCCTTTGCCTCCCGGGGTAGTACGTAAATCAAGGGTCAGATCGAAGTTTTTGTATTTGCCGTT from Parabacteroides distasonis ATCC 8503 includes these protein-coding regions:
- a CDS encoding DUF1080 domain-containing protein, with protein sequence MKKLSILAMGLLFVLTTACSVSGSGTLFDGKDSNKWKMTGDVSVQDDIMTLKGTDALAVLKNGKYKNFDLTLDLRTTPGGKGAVWFHTDPTLKKGYRIAINNDRADKVWWKMTGSLVSVRNLTKSFVKEDQWFKMDIRVAGQEIDVNINGEPVVEYIQPTAPYRTDANAYALLSEGTFAIESDGSGEIQIKNITVNVIDESTIDINAQLAEANDEQNDEIIKLHQSDFPVLDYHVHLKGGLTKEVAAKQSRKTGINYTIAPNCGIGFPITNDQQVMDYLNEMRSQPFILGMQAEGREWITTFSPETLKEFDYVFTDALTFKDNKGRRTRLWIPEETWIENEEQYMDMIVDRICSVLEEPVDIYVNPCFLPSPMDKRFDEFWTEARMNRFVEALAKSGKALEINELYNIPNKAIIMKAKAAGVKFTFGSNNVTPNVSDLSYSIRMMKECGLTAEDMYKPKVKI